A window of the Juglans microcarpa x Juglans regia isolate MS1-56 chromosome 5D, Jm3101_v1.0, whole genome shotgun sequence genome harbors these coding sequences:
- the LOC121266036 gene encoding LOW QUALITY PROTEIN: ABC transporter G family member 22 (The sequence of the model RefSeq protein was modified relative to this genomic sequence to represent the inferred CDS: inserted 1 base in 1 codon): MEKTNSSVLARAKSDQSVVETVAAAADSGGTLSRKSSKRMVPSPGRSSGSGSSKNPYIRKCRSAQMRIELDEVSSGAALSRASSAGLGFSFSFTGFTMPPDEVTDSKPLSDDDGSDQDLEAGTRKPKLQTEPTLPIYLKFTDVTYKVTLKRMRTTQQKDILNGITGSVNPGELLALMGPSGSGKTTLLNLLGGRLNQPTVGSLTYNDQPYSKFLKCRIGFVTQDDVLFPHLTVKETLTYAALLRLPKTLTREQKEKRAIDVINELGLERCQDTIIGGSFVRGVSGGERKRVCIGNEIIINPSLLFLDEPTSGLDSTTALRIVQMLQDIAEAGKTVVTTIHQPSSRLFHKFDKLILLGKGSLLYFGKASEAMVYFSSIGCSPLIAMNPAEFLIDLANGNLHDVSVPSELEDKVQMGNSEAEIRNRKPSPAVVQEYLVEAYETRVAKNEKKKLLVPIPLDERVKLKVSSPKRQWGASWWEQYSILCWRGFKERRHDYFSWLRITQVLSTAIILGLLWWQSDTDSPXGLQEQAGLLFFIGVFWGFFPVFTAIFTFPQERAMLSKERAADMYRLSAYFVARTTSDLPLDLLLPVLFLLVVYFMAGLRMSAGPFFLSLLTVFLCIVAAQGFGLAIGATFMDLKRATTLASVAVMTFMLAGGFFVKKVPIFISWIRYLSFNYHTYRLLLKVQYEHITPTINGMRIDEGIVEVSALVAMVFGYRLLAYLSLRRMKLQSGA; the protein is encoded by the exons ATGGAGAAAACCAATTCATCCGTATTGGCAAGGGCAAAATCGGATCAATCAGTGGTGGAGACGGTTGCAGCGGCTGCGGATAGCGGCGGAACCCTGTCGAGAAAGTCTAGTAAGCGGATGGTGCCATCACCAGGGCGAAGTAGTGGTAGCGGCAGCAGCAAAAACCCATACATTAGAAAGTGTAGGAGTGCCCAAATGAGGATAGAATTGGATGAAGTGAGCAGTGGCGCCGCTCTCAGCCGAGCCTCCAGTGCCGGCTTGGGCTTCTCATTCTCCTTCACCGGATTCACAATGCCTCCTGATGAAGTAACCGACTCCAAGCCGTTAAGCGACGATGATGGTT CCGATCAGGATCTTGAAGCTGGCACGCGTAAGCCGAAGCTGCAAACAGAACCAACCTTGCCAATTTATCTCAAG TTCACAGATGTGACATACAAGGTAACTCTCAAACGAATGAGAACAACCCAACAGAAGGATATTCTGAATGGGATTACGGGTTCAGTGAACCCTGGGGAGCTTTTGGCATTGATGGGACCTTCAGGAAGTGGAAAGACAACACTGCTAAATCTGCTCGGTGGCAGGCTTAATCAGCCCACCGTTGGATCACTTACTTACAATGACCAACCTTATTCCAAGTTCCTAAAATGCAG GATAGGATTTGTGACTCAAGACGACGTTCTGTTTCCTCACCTTACAGTGAAGGAAACATTGACATATGCAGCCCTCCTACGACTCCCAAAGACATTGACAAGAGAGCAAAAGGAAAAACGAGCAATAGATGTCATCAATGAGCTAGGCTTGGAAAG GTGCCAAGACACTATCATTGGGGGCTCCTTTGTTCGGGGAGTGTCAGGTGGAGAGAGGAAAAGAGTTTGTATTGGAAATGAGATCATTATCAACCCGTCACTTCTGTTTCTTGATGAACCAACCTCTGGTTTGGATTCTACTACTGCTTTAAGGATTGTCCAGATGTTGCAAGACATTGCAGAG GCCGGAAAAACAGTGGTAACGACGATCCATCAGCCATCAAGCAGACTGTTCCACAAATTTGACAAGTTAATCCTTCTTGGGAAAGGGAGCTTGCTCTACTTTGGAAAAGCATCAGAAGCAATGGTGTATTTCTCATCTATAGGATGCTCTCCTCTGATTGCCATGAATCCGGCAGAGTTCTTGATAGACCTTGCAAATGGGAACCTCCATGATGTCTCAGTACCATCAGAATTAGAGGACAAAGTGCAGATGGGGAATTCAGAGGCTGAAATACGGAACAGGAAACCATCTCCTGCTGTCGTGCAAGAG TATCTTGTGGAGGCGTATGAGACCCGAGttgcaaaaaatgaaaagaagaaacttCTGGTTCCTATACCCCTCGATGAACGAGTAAAATTGAAGGTCTCTTCCCCAAAGAGACAGTGGGGGGCAAGCTGGTGGGAACAATATTCCATATTGTGTTGGAGAGGATTCAAAGAACGGAGGCATGACTATTTCAGCTGGTTGAGAATCACTCAAGTTCTCTCTACTGCAATTATCTTGGGATTACTGTGGTGGCAGTCTGATACTGACAGCC AAGGCCTGCAAGAACAG GCAGGACTGCTTTTCTTCATCGGTGTCTTCTGGGGATTCTTCCCTGTATTCACAGCAATCTTCACATTCCCGCAAGAAAGAGCCATGCTGAGTAAAGAAAGAGCAGCCGACATGTACAGACTAAGTGCATATTTTGTGGCTAGAACTACAAGCGACCTTCCACTTGACTTGTTACTACCAGTACTATTCCTTCTTGTCGTCTATTTTATGGCAGGCTTGAGAATGAGTGCTGGTCCCTTTTTCCTAAGCCTGCTTACAGTCTTCCTCTGCATTGTGGCGGCTCAG GGATTTGGACTAGCTATAGGAGCTACATTCATGGACTTGAAGAGGGCAACTACTCTGGCCTCAGTAGCTGTCATGACCTTCATGCTAGCTGGTGGGTTCTTTGTGAAG AAAGTTCCGATATTCATTTCTTGGATCCGCTATCTGTCTTTCAACTACCACACATACAGGCTGCTTCTGAAGGTGCAGTATGAACACATCACACCCACCATAAATGGGATGAGAATAGACGAGGGTATAGTGGAGGTCAGTGCCCTGGTAGCCATGGTTTTTGGTTACCGTCTTCTGGCATACCTTTCTTTGCGGAGGATGAAACTCCAATCTGGAGCTTAA
- the LOC121264746 gene encoding probable LRR receptor-like serine/threonine-protein kinase At4g36180: protein MARLLQYSSFSLCFHAIIVATVLGSIPKLTLSSTLYSDIQVLRTLKRSVDPSSISPTSYLTTWDFMVDPCDSTGKQFLGIVCSIPLDNASAPSRIIAIDLDSVGYDGFLSPSIGNLTELTTLNLNKNKFRRTIPESISNLKKLTRLSLADNCLTGTIPTEITLFKNLEYLDISGNLLTGSIPTNITRLRSLAYLSFSSNSFTGTIPDLAGLWQLETLDLSSNQLFGNLPHFPMRLKTLLLNSNILSGHISRVKMLNDLRRLDLSDNKFSGHISKDIVSLPRLVHLNVSMNRFTAIGTRNFSREETQLQVLDAEKNNLHGRLPINLTTIQNLDTINLAHNQLAGPLPREYGKRLENSWRVLYLDHNFLSGNVSQEFIVHAPRIVGSLSKNCLRCPMSTTLCRGGQRSASECI, encoded by the coding sequence ATGGCTAGATTACTTCAATATTCCTCCTTCTCCCTTTGTTTCCATGCTATAATTGTGGCCACAGTATTAGGTTCTATCCCAAAGCTTACTCTTTCATCAACCCTATACTCTGATATCCAAGTGCTACGCACCCTGAAGCGTTCTGTTGATCCCAGCTCTATCTCCCCAACATCTTACCTTACTACTTGGGACTTCATGGTGGATCCTTGTGATAGTACTGGTAAACAGTTTCTCGGAATAGTATGCAGTATTCCTCTAGACAATGCTAGCGCTCCTAGCAGAATTATAGCAATTGATCTAGATAGCGTTGGATATGATGGGTTTCTGTCGCCGTCTATCGGGAACTTAACCGAGCTCACCACCCTCAACCTAAACAAGAACAAGTTTCGTAGAACCATACCAGAATCGATCTCCAATCTTAAAAAGCTCACTCGGCTTTCACTGGCGGACAATTGCCTCACGGGCACCATTCCTACAGAAATCACTTTATTCAAGAATCTTGAATATCTAGACATTTCAGGAAACTTGCTCACTGGCTCAATTCCAACTAATATCACCAGATTACGAAGCTTGGCCTACTTAAGTTTTTCAAGCAACTCATTCACAGGCACAATTCCTGACCTCGCAGGGTTGTGGCAACTTGAAACTCTAGATCTTTCTTCCAATCAACTCTTTGGAAATCTGCCACATTTTCCTATGAGATTGAAAACACTGTTGCTAAATAGCAATATACTTTCAGGCCACATTTCTCGTGTTAAGATGCTCAACGACCTTAGACGACTAGATCTAAGTGACAACAAGTTTTCAGGTCACATAAGCAAGGACATTGTTTCATTACCTAGGTTGGTTCACCTTAATGTTTCAATGAACCGTTTCACCGCAATAGGGACGCGCAACTTTTCTAGGGAAGAGACACAACTACAAGTGCTTGACGCAGAAAAAAACAATCTCCATGGTCGTTTGCCTATAAATTTGACCACAATTCAGAATTTAGACACCATTAATCTAGCACATAATCAATTGGCTGGGCCATTACCAAGAGAATATGGAAAAAGATTAGAGAATTCATGGAGAGTCCTGTACTTGGATCACAACTTTCTATCAGGAAATGTTTCACAAGAGTTCATTGTTCACGCACCACGGATCGTAGGCAGCCTTTCCAAAAACTGCCTTAGGTGTCCAATGTCAACAACCTTATGCCGAGGAGGGCAAAGGTCAGCTTCAGAATGCATTTAG
- the LOC121266434 gene encoding LOW QUALITY PROTEIN: calcium-dependent protein kinase 20-like (The sequence of the model RefSeq protein was modified relative to this genomic sequence to represent the inferred CDS: inserted 1 base in 1 codon) produces the protein MGNTCVGPNLSSNGFLQSVSAAVWRTRPPEDRLPPPIAETSGKSASSAGPDSSKGSHAPVGHVSPKGSDAPTPVQSTPPEMVKIANEQAKPQEPEKLVKQEVPEKLVKQEVPEKPVKQEVAEKPVKQEVAEKPVKQEVKEGGNKAEDGGKPKKPTHVKRASSVGLQMESVLGRKTENLKEKYTLGRKLGQGQFGTTFLCLEKGTNREFACKSIAKRKLTTEEDVEDVRREIQIMHHLAGHPNVIQIGGAYEDAVAVHVIMELCAGGELFDRIIQKGHYTERKAAELARIIAGVVEACHSLGVMHRDLKPENFLFVNQEEESALKTIDFGLSVFFRPGETFTDVVGSPYYVAPEVLRKHYGPECDVWSAGVIIYILLSGVPPFWDETEQGIFEQVLKGELDFISEPWPSISDSAKDLVQRMLIRDPKKRLKAHEVLCHPWVQVDGVAPDKPLDPAVLTRLKQFSAMNKLKKMAIRVIAESLSEEEIAGLKEMFNMLDTDKSGQITLEELKTGLQRVGCDLKDSEISGLMQAADIDNSGTIDYGEFIAAMLHLNKVQREDHLYAAFSYFDKDGSGYITPDELQQACDRFGLEDVHLEDIIREVDQDNDGRIDYNEFVAMMQDTXFGQKGPQSNISISL, from the exons ATGGGGAACACATGCGTAGGTCCAAATCTTAGTTCTAATGGATTCTTGCAATCTGTTTCTGCTGCGGTCTGGCGAACTCGGCCCCCAGAGGATCGTCTTCCCCCACCCATTGCCGAAACCAGCGGCAAAAGTGCGTCAAGTGCTGGTCCCGATTCCTCTAAAGGCTCTCATGCTCCTGTAGGTCACGTTTCTCCTAAAGGTTCCGATGCTCCAACGCCAGTTCAGAGCACACCGCCTGAGATGGTGAAAATTGCCAATGAGCAAGCTAAACCACAAGAACCTGAAAAACTCGTTAAGCAAGAGGTACCGGAGAAACTCGTTAAGCAAGAGGTACCGGAGAAACCCGTAAAGCAGGAGGTAGCGGAGAAGCCTGTCAAGCAGGAGGTAGCGGAGAAACCCGTCAAGCAAGAGGTGAAAGAGGGGGGAAATAAGGCTGAGGATGGCGGGAAACCCAAGAAACCTACTCATGTGAAGCGGGCTTCGAGTGTAGGACTTCAAATGGAATCTGTGTTGGGGAGGAAGACGGAGAATCTAAAGGAGAAGTATACTTTAGGCCGAAAGCTCGGGCAAGGGCAGTTTGGGACGACGTTTCTGTGCTTAGAGAAAGGAACTAATAGAGAGTTTGCTTGCAAATCTATTGCAAAGAGGAAACTGACTACGGAGGAGGATGTGGAGGATGTTAGAAGGGAGATTCAGATAATGCACCACTTGGCTGGTCACCCCAATGTGATACAAATTGGGGGTGCCTATGAGGATGCTGTTGCAGTTCATGTTATCATGGAACTTTGTGCGGGTGGGGAGCTTTTTGATAGGATTATACAGAAGGGGCATTATACAGAAAGAAAAGCAGCTGAGCTTGCAAGGATAATAGCTGGTGTCGTGGAAGCCTGCCATTCTTTGGGTGTAATGCATCGGGACTTGAAGCCAGAGAATTTTCTCTTTGTCAACCAGGAAGAGGAGTCAGCACTTAAAACAATAGACTTTGGGCTTTCGGTGTTCTTTCGGCCAG GTGAAACTTTCACTGATGTGGTTGGAAGCCCTTATTACGTGGCCCCCGAAGTGTTGCGGAAGCATTATGGTCCAGAATGTGATGTTTGGAGTGCTGGGGTGATCATTTACATCTTATTAAGTGGTGTCCCTCCTTTCTGGGATG AGACGGAGCAAGGAATTTTTGAGCAAGTCCTGAAAGGAGAGCTTGACTTTATATCAGAACCATGGCCTAGTATATCAGATAGTGCAAAGGATCTGGTTCAAAGAATGCTTATAAGAGATCCCAAGAAGCGGCTGAAAGCCCACGAAGTTCTTT GCCACCCTTGGGTTCAGGTTGATGGTGTTGCACCTGATAAGCCTCTTGATCCTGCTGTACTAACTCGCTTGAAGCAATTCTCTGCCATGAATAAGTTAAAGAAAATGGCCATCAGA GTCATTGCTGAAAGCCTCTCTGAAGAGGAAATTGCCGGTCTGAAGGAAATGTTCAACATGTTAGACACAGATAAAAGTGGGCAAATCACCCTTGAGGAACTAAAAACTGGTTTGCAAAGAGTGGGATGTGATCTCAAGGATTCTGAAATTAGTGGATTAATGCAAGCG GCAGATATCGACAATAGTGGTACCATAGACTATGGCGAGTTCATAGCAGCAATGCTCCATCTAAACAAGGTACAGAGAGAGGATCATTTGTACGCAGCCTTTTCATACTTTGACAAAGATGGGAGTGGATACATCACTCCAGATGAACTCCAACAGGCGTGTGACCGGTTTGGCTTGGAAGATGTTCACCTAGAAGATATAATACGTGAAGTTGACCAAGATAAC GATGGGCGCATTGATTATAACGAGTTTGTGGCTATGATGCAAGACA GTTTTGGACAGAAGGGCCCACAAAGTAACATAAGTATATCTCTTTAA
- the LOC121264747 gene encoding protein MKS1-like — MSSQTRKQLQGSRPAPLTVSKSSTKIKKPIPSTGTGKIRSPVIVYLQSPKVIHVRPEEFMGMVQRLTGKQASSSTVVAAADSHDTASYSYTSCVRPADETMGMGIISSDGSKQKQYNSGVEYYGVDPFLGISATFSNFAAYSEAFWPVNLDDL; from the coding sequence ATGAGCTCCCAAACAAGAAAGCAGTTACAGGGTTCAAGGCCTGCACCTCTTACAGTGAGCAAAAGTTCCACAAAGATAAAGAAGCCAATTCCAAGTACTGGTACTGGAAAAATCCGTTCTCCTGTTATAGTGTATTTACAGTCTCCCAAGGTTATCCATGTAAGACCCGAGGAGTTCATGGGTATGGTGCAACGGCTTACTGGGAAACAAGCATCGAGTAGTactgttgttgctgctgctgatTCTCATGATACAGCTTCTTACTCTTACACCTCTTGTGTAAGACCGGCTGATGAAACCATGGGCATGGGAATTATCTCGAGTGATGGCAGCAAGCAGAAGCAGTATAACAGTGGGGTAGAGTACTATGGCGTTGATCCATTTCTTGGAATATCTGCAACTTTTTCCAACTTTGCTGCATATTCTGAAGCTTTCTGGCCGGTCAACTTGGATGATCTCTAA
- the LOC121265581 gene encoding myosin-binding protein 7-like, producing the protein MDLEASSSRDLVKCCNCGCSCSLISSSSRDWLRSVKRKRDEFEDGDRFSIPGFDFFSNARVQIENECALLREMVSSQQETIQDLHTELEEERNASSSAANEAMSMILRLQREKAEIQMEARQFKRFAEEKMAHDLQELVAMEDLLYKREQAIQSFTCEVQAYKHRLMSYGLTEDEVERERGGHSHNPSMVEFDAQIELPMYEYPPLKCNLNETQAPLEEDNDVEDVDKYAFGETPRAKDQLKNLENRIYQMERSPSNSRLDGDSSGSKSILEKVVVGYSPRLSRHSRKFSNDFSAEYLRPISSFNKSEDVSQIEDCSNLRKLDNASEIADDNMSDRVYTIDSIHNGAPNNGFTDPKAGVEFSEDYVTTPMSLNPADCADPDIKKLYMRLQALEADRESMRQAIISMRTDKAQVVLLKEIAQHLCKEMSPERRMTAKKPSLLGSFSFLSVFKWIVSFVFWKKRSRRSKYMGRLSSSSVGLLMLLDKAPRVRPWRCLTSTQV; encoded by the exons ATGGATTTGGAAGCATCTTCTTCGAGAGATTTGGTCAAATGCTGTAATTGTGGGTGTAGCTGCTCGTTGATCAGTAGTTCTTCACGGGATTGGCTTCGGTCTGTAAAGCGAAAGCGTGATGAGTTTGAGGATGGTGACAGATTCTCCATTCCAGGCTTCGATTTCTTTTCAAATGCACGGGTTCAAATTGAGAACGAATGTGCTCTGCTCCGTGAGATGGTTAGTAGCCAACAAGAAACAATTCAGGATTTGCATACggaattggaggaagagaggaatGCGTCCTCATCAGCTGCAAATGAGGCAATGTCAATGATATTGAGGTTGCAAAGGGAGAAGGCAGAGATCCAAATGGAGGCCCGACAATTCAAGCGTTTTGCTGAGGAGAAAATGGCACATGACCTGCAGGAGCTTGTGGCAATGGAAGATTTGTTGTATAAGAGAGAGCAGGCCATTCAGTCGTTTACTTGTGAAGTGCAGGCTTATAAGCATAGGCTGATGAGTTATGGGCTCACGGAGGATGAggtggagagggagaggggtgGGCATAGCCATAATCCAAGCATGGTGGAGTTTGATGCCCAAATTGAACTCCCCATGTATGAATACCCACCTTTGAAATGCAACCTAAACGAGACCCAAGCTCCTTTGGAGGAAGATAATGATGTTGAAGATGTCGACAAATATGCATTTGGTGAGACCCCTCGCGCTAAAGACCAGTTGAAGAATTTGGAAAATAGAATCTACCAGATGGAGAGAAGTCCCAGCAACAGTCGGCTGGATGGGGATTCCTCTGGTTCGAAGAGCATTCTAGAAAAGGTGGTAGTTGGTTACTCTCCTAGGCTGTCAAGACACTCCAGGAAATTTTCCAATGATTTTTCGGCAGAATATCTAAGGCCCATTAGCAGTTTCAATAAATCAGAGGATGTCTCACAGATAGAGGATTGCTctaatttgagaaagttagatAATGCATCTGAAATTGCAGATGACAACATGAGTGACAGAGTTTATACCATTGACTCTATCCATAATGGAGCACCAAATAATGGTTTTACTGATCCCAAAGCTGGAGTTGAGTTTTCTGAAGATTATGTAACCACTCCAATGTCCTTGAATCCGGCTGATTGTGCTGATCCTGATATTAAGAAGCTCTACATGAGGCTTCAGGCACTTGAGGCAGACAGAGAATCAATGAGGCAGGCAATTATTTCTATGCGTACCGACAAAGCTCAAGTGGTACTACTGAAAGAAATAGCTCAACATTTGTGCAAGGAAATGTCACCAGAAAGACGAATGACTGCGAAGAAGCCATCTCTTCTTGGAAGCTTTTCATTCTTATCAGTTTTTAAG TGGATCGTGTCATTCGTTTTCTGGAAAAAGAGATCTCGTCGAAGCAA GTACATGGGTAGGCTGTCAAGCAGCAGTGTAGGATTGCTAATGCTCTTGGACAAGGCCCCCCGTGTAAGGCCATGGAGATGTCTTACAAGCACGCAAGTATAA